In a single window of the Pongo abelii isolate AG06213 chromosome 1, NHGRI_mPonAbe1-v2.0_pri, whole genome shotgun sequence genome:
- the LCE5A gene encoding late cornified envelope protein 5A, with amino-acid sequence MSCQQSQQQCQPPPKCTPKCPPKCTPKCPPKCPQKCPPQCSAPCPPPVSSCCGSSSGGCCSSGGGGCCLSHHRPRRSLRRRPQSSSCCGSGSGQQSGGSSCCHSSGGSGCCHSSGGCC; translated from the coding sequence ATGTCCTGCCAGCAGAGCCAGCAGCAGTGCCAGCCTCCTCCCAAATGTACCCCTAAATGCCCTCCCAAGTGTACTCCTAAGTGTCCTCCCAAGTGTCCCCAAAAATGCCCTCCCCAGTGTTCAGCCCCATGCCCACCTCCAGTCTCTTCCTGCTGTGGTTCCAGCTCTGGGGGCTGCTGTAGCTCTGGGGGTGGTGGCTGCTGCCTGAGCCACCACAGGCCCCGCCGGTCCCTCCGACGCCGACCTCAGAGCTCCAGCTgctgtggcagtggcagtggccaGCAGTCTGGGGGCTCCAGCTGCTGCCACAGCTCCGGGGGCTCCGGCTGCTGCCACAGCTCTGGGGGCTGCTGCTGA